In a single window of the Prochlorococcus marinus XMU1412 genome:
- a CDS encoding rubredoxin: protein MSENIQPTSEENKIVEDFEKEKLSENSLEANVEQPILNLEQNRFECRSCGYIYDPSEGNKKLNIPKNTPFSELDGNTFACPVCRAGKNFYKDIGSRAKPSGFEENLVYGFGFNSLPPGQKNILIFGGLAFAAAMFLSLYSLH, encoded by the coding sequence GTGAGTGAAAACATTCAACCAACCTCTGAGGAAAACAAAATAGTTGAAGATTTTGAGAAAGAAAAACTTTCTGAAAATTCCTTAGAAGCAAATGTTGAACAACCTATACTTAATCTAGAACAAAATAGATTCGAATGTAGAAGTTGTGGATATATTTATGATCCGTCTGAAGGAAATAAAAAATTAAACATACCTAAAAATACTCCTTTTTCAGAGTTAGATGGGAATACTTTTGCTTGCCCTGTTTGTCGAGCCGGTAAAAATTTTTATAAGGATATTGGATCTAGAGCAAAACCTAGTGGATTTGAAGAGAATTTAGTTTATGGATTTGGATTTAATAGTTTACCTCCAGGACAAAAAAATATATTGATTTTTGGAGGGTTGGCGTTTGCTGCTGCTATGTTCCTTTCTTTGTACTCTTTGCATTAA
- a CDS encoding photosynthesis system II assembly factor Ycf48, with translation MKNFFTSIPNLLLSVVLCFVLSSCSSTGVKMNESSPWKTIQFEDQANALDVDFIDDNHGFLVGSNRLIMESTDGGETWEKRSLDISAEENFRLLDIDFKGSEGWLIGQPSLVMHTFDEGKNWTRLSLGKLPGQPFLVTTIDEGVAQLATTSAAIYETSNSGETWEAKVSDPSEQGGIRDLRRTSNGDYVSVSSLGNFFSTLDSDSNTWIAHQRASSKRVQSIGFNPEGSLWMLSRGAEIRFNEDSNNLESWSKPIIPILNGYNYLDMGWDPNGDIWAGGGNGTLIVSKDQGETWNSDPLASALPTNYIKIVFLDKESLDNQKGFILGERGYILKWNG, from the coding sequence ATGAAAAATTTTTTTACCAGTATTCCTAATCTTCTTTTATCTGTTGTTCTCTGTTTTGTTTTAAGCAGTTGTTCATCTACAGGTGTCAAGATGAATGAAAGCAGCCCTTGGAAAACAATTCAGTTTGAAGATCAGGCTAATGCTTTAGATGTTGATTTTATAGATGATAATCATGGGTTTTTAGTAGGCTCAAACAGATTGATTATGGAATCTACTGATGGTGGTGAAACATGGGAAAAAAGATCATTAGATATCTCTGCTGAAGAGAACTTTCGCCTTCTCGATATTGATTTCAAGGGTTCTGAAGGTTGGTTAATAGGGCAACCCTCTCTCGTAATGCATACTTTCGATGAAGGTAAAAATTGGACTAGGCTTTCACTTGGGAAGTTACCAGGCCAGCCTTTCTTAGTTACTACTATTGATGAAGGAGTTGCTCAATTGGCGACAACCTCAGCAGCTATTTATGAAACTTCCAATAGCGGTGAAACATGGGAGGCAAAAGTATCAGACCCTTCGGAACAGGGAGGTATAAGAGATTTAAGAAGAACATCTAACGGTGATTATGTGAGCGTAAGTAGTCTTGGGAATTTCTTCTCTACTCTTGATAGTGATAGCAATACTTGGATTGCTCACCAAAGAGCAAGTAGTAAGAGAGTGCAAAGCATTGGTTTCAATCCAGAAGGAAGTTTATGGATGCTTTCAAGAGGTGCGGAAATTAGATTTAATGAAGATTCTAATAATTTAGAAAGTTGGTCAAAGCCTATAATTCCTATTCTTAATGGTTACAATTATTTAGATATGGGATGGGATCCAAATGGTGACATATGGGCTGGCGGTGGTAATGGCACTTTAATAGTAAGTAAAGATCAAGGTGAAACTTGGAATTCAGATCCTCTTGCTTCTGCATTGCCTACTAACTATATAAAAATAGTTTTCCTTGATAAGGAGTCTTTAGATAATCAAAAAGGATTTATACTTGGCGAGCGTGGTTACATTCTTAAATGGAATGGCTAA
- the psbE gene encoding cytochrome b559 subunit alpha gives MAAGSTGERPFFEIITSIRYWIIHAVTLPAIFIAGFLFVYTGLAYDAFGTPRPDSYFQASEAKAPVVTQRFDAKSQLDLRTK, from the coding sequence ATGGCCGCAGGTTCAACGGGTGAACGCCCATTTTTTGAAATAATCACCAGTATCAGGTACTGGATTATTCATGCAGTAACATTACCAGCTATTTTTATAGCAGGCTTCTTGTTCGTATACACAGGTTTGGCTTACGACGCTTTCGGTACTCCTCGTCCGGATAGTTATTTTCAGGCATCTGAAGCAAAAGCTCCTGTTGTAACACAAAGATTTGATGCGAAGTCTCAACTTGATTTAAGAACAAAATAA
- the psbF gene encoding cytochrome b559 subunit beta, protein MSNSQAPMQAAEVRVYPIFTVRWLAVHALAIPSVFFLGSIAAMQFVAR, encoded by the coding sequence ATGTCTAATTCTCAAGCTCCAATGCAGGCTGCGGAAGTCCGCGTTTATCCTATTTTTACTGTTCGTTGGCTAGCAGTTCACGCTTTAGCTATTCCATCAGTATTCTTTTTGGGTTCCATTGCTGCTATGCAATTCGTAGCCCGATAA
- a CDS encoding photosystem II reaction center protein L: MQVNENPNKVPVELNRTSLYLGLLSVFVLGILFSSYFFN, from the coding sequence ATGCAAGTAAACGAAAATCCTAACAAAGTTCCAGTTGAACTTAATCGTACAAGCCTCTATTTAGGCTTACTATCAGTATTTGTATTGGGAATTTTATTTTCCAGTTACTTTTTCAATTAA
- a CDS encoding photosystem II reaction center protein J, producing MSKLKGPDGRIPDRLPDGRPAVAWERRWTEGTLPLWLVATAGGIAVIFVLGIFFYGSYQGVGAGG from the coding sequence ATGAGTAAATTAAAAGGACCTGATGGAAGAATTCCAGATAGACTTCCCGACGGTAGACCAGCAGTTGCATGGGAAAGAAGATGGACTGAAGGAACTCTTCCTCTATGGCTTGTTGCTACGGCAGGTGGAATTGCAGTTATCTTCGTTTTAGGAATATTCTTCTATGGCTCATACCAAGGCGTTGGAGCTGGAGGCTAA
- the mtnP gene encoding S-methyl-5'-thioadenosine phosphorylase has protein sequence MNKEHLLPIEKSRLGVIGGSGFYSMDKIEYLRELEINTPYGKPSDSIKVYNLGNLEIAFIPRHGRTHSLNPSEIPYKANIWALRSIGVRWIIAPSAVGSLQEQIRPLDMVVPDQFIDRTKNRPATFFNEGAVAHVTMGDPFCTNLSRILSEIGEKNIPGGRQLHRGGTYLAMEGPAFSTRAESNLYRSWGCSIIGMTNHTEARLAKEAEIAYSSLSMVTDYDCWHQTHQEVSVEMVLDNLRSNTEVANKIIFEVAKLIEKERPKSKSHFSLKDGLITQKENIPSSTKEKLRIFTDSY, from the coding sequence ATGAATAAAGAACATTTATTACCAATTGAAAAATCAAGATTAGGAGTGATTGGTGGAAGTGGATTTTATTCAATGGATAAAATAGAGTACTTAAGAGAACTAGAAATCAATACTCCCTATGGTAAACCTTCTGATTCAATAAAAGTATATAATCTTGGAAACCTAGAGATAGCATTCATTCCTAGACATGGCAGAACACATAGTTTAAATCCTTCTGAAATCCCTTACAAAGCTAATATTTGGGCTCTAAGATCAATAGGAGTAAGATGGATTATTGCTCCCTCAGCAGTTGGTTCATTACAAGAACAGATAAGGCCACTTGATATGGTGGTTCCAGATCAATTTATAGACCGGACAAAAAATAGACCTGCAACCTTCTTTAACGAGGGAGCTGTTGCTCACGTAACGATGGGGGATCCCTTCTGCACAAATTTATCACGTATATTAAGTGAAATCGGAGAAAAAAATATTCCAGGCGGTAGACAATTGCATAGAGGGGGTACCTATCTAGCAATGGAAGGTCCCGCTTTCTCAACTAGAGCAGAATCTAATTTATATAGGAGTTGGGGATGTTCAATAATTGGAATGACGAACCACACAGAGGCAAGATTAGCTAAAGAAGCTGAAATAGCTTACTCATCCTTATCTATGGTTACTGATTATGATTGCTGGCATCAAACTCATCAAGAAGTTTCTGTAGAGATGGTTTTGGATAATCTTAGATCAAATACTGAAGTGGCTAATAAAATAATATTTGAAGTAGCTAAATTAATTGAAAAAGAAAGACCAAAAAGCAAGTCTCATTTTTCATTAAAAGATGGATTGATAACCCAAAAAGAAAATATCCCTAGCTCTACAAAAGAGAAACTAAGGATATTTACTGATTCTTATTAG